One Rosa chinensis cultivar Old Blush chromosome 3, RchiOBHm-V2, whole genome shotgun sequence DNA window includes the following coding sequences:
- the LOC112193243 gene encoding uncharacterized protein LOC112193243 isoform X1 produces MAASEGEEYVYRISRGEEWQELQSSGSTFGGELDKNSGFIHLSKLNQVQSTLQNFFLNTKVDLYLLQIDPKKLGKGLVYEVVDGSNSFPHFYGPSRSFSPLSLDAVTKAEKLSLSANITANDNRAN; encoded by the exons ATGGCTGCAAGTGAAGGTGAAGAATATGTGTACAGAATCAGCAGAGGTGAGGAGTGGCAAGAGTTGCAGAGCTCTGGTTCCACTTTTGGTGGAGAGCTTGACAAGAATTCTGGCTTCATTCATCTCAGCAAACTCAATCAG GTACAATCAACATTACAGAATTTTTTCCTGAACACCAAGGTTGATCTTTACCTGCTTCAAATTGACCCCAAAAAG CTGGGCAAAGGATTAGTCTATGAAGTTGTTGATGGTTCCAATAGCTTCCCTCATTTCTATGGTCCATCTCGAAGCTTCAGTCCTCTCTCTCTAGATGCTGTTACGAAAGCAGAGAAGCTGTCTCTGTCAG CCAATATCACTGCTAATGATAATCGAGCCAACTAG
- the LOC112193242 gene encoding nitrogen regulatory protein P-II homolog: MATMMKPGVICTLNSHLNELPLLDSSSIHLKLRESGFSHRNVNLKQARNASLVPVIRAQSSPDYFPDSQFYKVEAILRPWRVPQVSAALLKIGIRGVTISDVRGFGAQGGSKERHGGSEFAEDNYVAKVKMEIVVIKDQVEAVVSKIIEEARTGEIGDGKIFLVPVSDVIRVRTGERGEKAEKMTGGLSDTSSTSAV, translated from the exons ATGGCTACAATGATGAAACCAGGCGTCATTTGCACCCTAAATTCTCACCTCAACGAGCTTCCTCTTTTAGATTCGAGCTCGATCCATCTAAAGCTCAGAGAATCTGGGTTCTCTCACCGCAATGTGAATCTAAAACAGGCCAGAAATGCGTCGCTTGTTCCCGTCATAAGAGCCCAGAGCTCCCCTG ATTATTTCCCGGACTCCCAGTTTTACAAAGTGGAAGCAATTCTAAG GCCTTGGAGGGTTCCGCAGGTTTCTGCG GCCCTACTTAAAATCGGTATCCGCGGTGTTACCATATCTGATGTTCGGGGCTTTGGTGCTCAAGGTGGTTCAAAAGAGAGACACGGTG GCTCTGAATTTGCTGAAGACAATTATGTTGCTAAAGTTAAAATGGAGATTGTAGTGATCAAAGACCAG GTTGAAGCAGTAGTTAGCAAGATAATTGAGGAGGCAAGAACTGGAGAAATTGGTGATGGCAAGATTTTCT TGGTGCCGGTCTCAGACGTAATTAGAGTTCGCACTG GGGAGCGCGGAGAGAAGGCGGAGAAGATGACCGGAGGGCTATCTGACACATCCTCTACCTCTGCTGTGTGA
- the LOC112193243 gene encoding uncharacterized protein LOC112193243 isoform X2 codes for MAASEGEEYVYRISRGEEWQELQSSGSTFGGELDKNSGFIHLSKLNQVQSTLQNFFLNTKVDLYLLQIDPKKLGKGLVYEVVDGSNSFPHFYGPSRSFSPLSLDAVTKAEKLSLSGFLKLK; via the exons ATGGCTGCAAGTGAAGGTGAAGAATATGTGTACAGAATCAGCAGAGGTGAGGAGTGGCAAGAGTTGCAGAGCTCTGGTTCCACTTTTGGTGGAGAGCTTGACAAGAATTCTGGCTTCATTCATCTCAGCAAACTCAATCAG GTACAATCAACATTACAGAATTTTTTCCTGAACACCAAGGTTGATCTTTACCTGCTTCAAATTGACCCCAAAAAG CTGGGCAAAGGATTAGTCTATGAAGTTGTTGATGGTTCCAATAGCTTCCCTCATTTCTATGGTCCATCTCGAAGCTTCAGTCCTCTCTCTCTAGATGCTGTTACGAAAGCAGAGAAGCTGTCTCTGTCAG GTTTCCTCAAACTTAAATGA